The window gtgtgtgtgtgtgtgtgtgtgtgtgtgtgtgtgtgtgtgtgtgtgtgtgtgtgtgtgtgtgtgtgtgtgtgtgtgtgtgtgtgtgtgtgtgtgtgtgtgtgtgtgtgtgtgtgtgtgtgtgtgtgtgtgtgtgtgtgtgtgtgtgtgtgtgtgtgtgtgtgtgtgagtgtgtgtgtgtgtgtgtgtgtttgtgtgtgtgtgtctgtgtgtgtgtgtgtgtgtgtgtgtgtgtgtgtgtgtgtgtgtgtgtgtgtgtgtgtgtgtgtgtgtgtgtgtgtgtgtgtgtgtgtgtgtgtgtgtgtgtgtgtgtgtgtgtgtgtgtgtgtgtgtgtgtgtgtgtgtgtgtgtgtctgtttgtgtgtgtgtgtgtgtgtgtgtgtgtgtgtgtgtgtgtctgtttgtgtgtgtgtgtgtgtgtgtgtgtgtgtgtgtgtgtgtgtgagtgtgtgtgtgtctgtttgtgtgtgtgtgtgtgtgtgtgtgtgtgtgtgtgtgtgtgtctgtgtgtgtgagtctgtgtgtgtgtgtgtgtgtgtgtgtgtgtgtgtgtgtgtgtgtgtgagtctgtttgtgtgtgtgtgtgtgtgtgtgtgtgtgtgtgtgtgtgtgtgtgtgagtctgtgtgtgtgtgtgtgtgtgtgtgtgtgtgtgtgagtgtgtgtgtgtgtgtgtgtgtgtgtgtgtgtgtgtctgtttgtgtgtgtgtgtgtgtgtgtgtgtgtgtgtgtgtgtgtgttgggggtggCTACCCTGCAAAGCGCTCAAGTGGTCCACTGGTTCATCTGGAGGAATTTGCGCCGCACCAAACTTTCCACTCCGGGACGGACTGCGCGTCTTGGTCGTTcggaaatagaaaaaaaaagaaatactcaGTTCGTTCACATGAGCGGACGGAGCTGACCCACATCCTGACCTCAGCTTTGTCCAGTCGGTCCGGTATGGCTGTGCGGTCCAGGACGGGATACTACCGACAGGAGGTAAACAGAACCGCGTGGGAAGTGCCGGAGAGGTACAGGGACCTGAAGCAGGTCGGGACAGGAGCCTACGGGACCGTGTGGTAAGTAAAACATCAGCTTAATAGATCAGACTATTGGGTTTATGCTATGTAGGACTATTCAACGACTTTACCAAATGCATTTACTAAATGCGCTGTATCCTTTCGTATTTTCAGAATTTTAATTTGCATTCAGCACAGATGTATACAGCAGTGGTTCTGTCTAAGTAGTCTAGCGGTATTTTAAGTATTATACATAAAGAAATCACAATAAACTGACCCTCTTCCCAATGCAtgagaaacaaacaatacaccttatgactaataaaggattatcttatcttatcttatcttatcttatcttatcttatcttatcttatgaaagGACCATGTTAGATAATTTAATGAGCCACCcttaacttgttttatttatgtaagtGTTTTTTACCTCAATACCTTACTTCTACTTGAGTAATCTAGTAATATTCCTGCAGCAGCAGTACTGCTGGTGTGGGATATTTTGGTCAGCAGTATCACCACACAGCTGGCTCTACAGGGCCTCCCTCTTTCTGCATTGTGTTGTATGGATGAGGGTCAACAAAGAGAACAACCCCCCAGTCTCAttgttggaaaaagtcaaagAGCCCGAGTTAAGTGTATATAGAATGCACCACTGCATTGTCTTCAGTCacaaacagacagcagacatTGTGTCTTGTCATAGCAAGAAAGGCACATGTGTAATTAATATCCTTAATTCGGCACTGTTTCATTTAGATGCTATTAATAACACTTGTTACATTTCCTTATAGATATCAAATAGCACCCGGGAAAAACGTCTATAGTGATGGAATTTGGACACAACAGTTGAGTTTTTAGAGGTGAAATTGTTCGTAACCTTCGTAAGCTTTCTTTTGAGTTACACAAGACACCTCTTATTGGTCTGTTTCAGTTCAGCATGGGACCGCCGGATGGGGACGCAGGTGGCCATTAAGAAACTTCATCGGCCCTTCCAGTCTAAACTTTTTGCCAAAAGGGCCTACAGGGAGTTGCGACTCCTCAAACACATGAAGCACGAAAACGTAAGAGCGCATTCCGaaagacaaaagaggaaaaagtattttaaagctgTACAATGCAtcttctgtgttgttgttttaaaaaaaaaggggaatagAACTGCAGAATGAAGCAGATAAGACAGGTTGAAGGTGGAAAAGAAAGctattttaatcatatttttgatttcatttctcCTGATCAGGTAATCGGGTTGATGGATGTTTTCACTGCAGAGATCGCATTGGACCGCTTGCGTGACTTGTAAGTTCCCGAGTGCTGCTGACTATAAAACCGGTTGTTATTCCTCTGGAGTGATCCGACTCCTCCTATCTCGTCCCTGCAGTTACCTGGTGATGCCGTTCATGGGCACTGACCTCGGCAAGCTGATGAAGCTGGAGAGATTGTCAGAAGACAGAGTGCAGTTCCTCGTCTATCAGATGCTGAGAGGACTCAAGGTGAAAACCATTACTGACACTGATACATGCACATTGCAGCATCCACACTGTATCTGTTAGAGCAGTGTTAATTATTGTAAACTTGATTACCACGTCTCCTCCAAGTAAGGGTCATACACTTGTTTCGGTGAGTTGAGCTCAAGTTGCTGATGctgtctgtgtttcctctctcctcagtaTATCCACTCTGCAGGGATCATCCACAGGGTGCGTGACCTTTGACATTTCAGACTATGAGCTTTGGGGGTGGGGCTCTTGCTCTTTTTCACACTCAATCCCATTCATCCTGATTCCCACACAGGGAGCTTTGCTCTGTGAGCTCATTTCCATGTCTTTCTTAACTTAAGACTTACGCTGTCTGTTTCATTTAATGTTGATGAttccattttaaaatattctttttgTCACGTACTTTGTTACCCAAAAGTCTCTAGgtgttaaaaatataacatatactTTCTGATGACTTCCATCACTCACTGTTTAACTATTTTCTTGACCTTCTCCAGGACCTTAAACCTGGAAATTTAGCCATCAACCCGGACTGTGAGCTAAAGGTACTCTAACTTGACATCAAGGCGTTTTAATGTGATCATCCCATACACCTACATATTTCCATGCAatagctctttttttctcccccttctgCTTCAGATTCTTGATTTTGGCCTGGCGAGGCAGGCCGACGCGGAGATGACCGGCTACGTTGTGACGCGCTGGTACCGAGCACCCGAGGTTATCCTCAACTGGATGCACTACACACAAACGGGTAAGACATAGTCACGTTTTGTGTCAACAGGAGTGGAGGAAAAAGGCAAAGAGACCCAGTTTCACAATGAGAGAGCTGATGATCTTTTCTCTTGTTGCAGTGGATATTTGGTCGGCAGGTTGTATCATGGCAGAGATGCTGCTGGGGAAACCGCTATTCAAAGGAAGTGATCGTATCCTTGACTGTCATCAACACCAACCTGGTTTTGTCTTAATCATTAAAGCATTTAATTAcctattttcctgtttttcttgtcCATACATGCTTACACTAAAGCATTATAAATGGAAAAGAAAGCCCATATTTGAAAGGTAAAAATCCATACAACAGATAATTCTTAACCACAGCTACTGCCAGACCTGGACCAGCTCAAAGAAATCATGAAGATTACAGGAACCCCAGCAGCTGACTTTGTTGTGAAGCTACAGAGCCAAGATGTAAGTCGCACCATGGGGTCGGACCGACACGTTTAATATTCACTGGGTGCACTCACTGCCTGTAAAGTTGAAAGCTGGTTGTTTTAAGTTTGTAGCTTACTCACAGTCAGTTTGATGATTTCATAATTGTTTCAATGCTTTCTAGCAGTGAGTGTTTGATTGAAGGTTTTTGCTATGAAATGGTCAGCATAAAGACAATAAGTATCAAAACAAAATCTTGTCCATACCCGACTTCTCTCAGACTTATGAAAGTCTCTTAGCACCCCAACCTCTCTCATCCTTctctccactttctctctcgACAGGCCAAAAACTACATCAGAAGTCTGCCAAAAGTTCCAAAAAAAGACCTGCATTCCCTTTTCTCCAAAGCTAGCTTGAATGGTACGTACAGATCTCTGCTTTCCAGTTTAGCCAGGTGTCGTTGACACTAAACCCAGTTTTGCTGACCTTGACATGTATGTGTGCACGACAGCGGTGTGCGTCCTGGAAAAGATGCTGCTCCTGGACCCGGAGCGGAGGGTGAGCGCCTCTGAGGCGCTCGACCTGCCTTTCTCCAGCGAGTACAGAGATGctgaggaggagacggaggcgCTGCCTTATGATCAGACCATGGACAACACGGACCTGCCCTTGGACCAGTGGAAACGTAAGAGAGAGGGGGCAAGGGGTAGAGAGACTATGTGTAATGAATGAAGTGTAGTCCATAattctgcagttcccctcagctgtACAGAGCCTTTTAGCCTATTTAGCAGGTTGTTTTGGTTTAAAGCCTgcaactttaatgttttggttcgCTCATTGACCTTACTTTCAGCCACACCGGCTGTTTTTAGTGAAAATGTTCTGATAAACCCATTGAACTTTACCTCCACCAAACAGCAGTCAGACAGAGTttgcaactagctggtgaaaaAAAGTGGATATTTCCCTTTCGGAGTCGGTGGAGACCAAAGCGGAACTAAagggagagtgaatattggacttgcattCATCGGGTCACCTGAAACACATAGGTTTAAATCTTTCCTCTCCCTTAAGGGACACCTAGTTTTGTTCATTTGCAGGTCATATTCAGTGTTGTTACAGTACCTGCTGTTTGCCAGAGGAGGTCACTGCAGATATTTGATACTTATTTTACCATGTAATGATACACAGAAGGGGGCGTTTACTATAGATACAACAGGagaaataacagtaaaaaacTGTTTCATAAGTTTTGAACTTGGATGTGAAAGTAGGACTGAGACTTAATTTAGAATGGCTGATTTGTAATcctctcttttgtgtttgtgcaggtcACACTTTCACAGAGATACTGACCTTCAGGCCGCCCAGGGACACCAGAGAGACGTCACTTTAagagcacacacatacacacattgggcacacatacacatctgtGCCCAAAAACACTATGTTCTTGTTGActttgcttgtgtttgtgtacgaGTAATAGATATGATTAGTTTGTTAAAGTTTCAATAAATGTGATATGCTCAGTTGTTAAGAGGCTCAGTTGTGTGTCAAATTATTTATCCATCAACCATAGgcaatatatacaaatacataattCTACTGCTTCCTTAAAGTCAGTCTATCCATTAtgtggcagctttttttttctgtttgcattttgaTAATTTATGCTGATAATGGATGTATTTCAGGAACAAAGGGCGAGGTCAAACATTGTACAGTACAAAGGTGAATGCTGGTAATGCAGAAGTGAATAATGATGTCACGCAAATCATATTAACCACTgcaggtataaaaaaaataataacaatgaagAAATTCTCTTCATGTAAGGATGATTAAAATAGTCAATGATAACAGAGGcaagaaaaatgactttttattattttaggtgTTTTATCTGTAGCTGAGTTAAGATGATGCAATGTTACATTATGTTGtacttatttgttttccaaTATGAAATCCCTATTTGTTCCCTTTTACAGTGATCAGGCCTGTAACATTTCCCTATTCTCTTCACCATTAAACCATCCTGTAATCTCAAAAAAACTTCCTTAAACTGGCTCTGAGCCAGAAGCCCAGAGACGGAGGAGTGCAGCTCTGTTACTCCCTATCTCATCTGGAAAACTGATCCAAGATTCACcagtaaatacatataaattgGTTATTTGCTGCTGAGGAAGATCTGCAAAATGTAACCCTCTACGGGGATTGATCTGCCATTAATTAACACAGCAATGTATTTCTCATTAGAGTGACTAAGAAGGCAGATACGTTTCTCCTCGGCTCTCTCTGATAAGAGCAGTTTGCCTGCAGatgttgactgactgactgtacAGTGCTGGCTGTCTATTTCCTGGTGGCTGTACACTTCAGATTATTACGGGAGAATGAATAAAACCTTCATATCTAAACAATATGGAGGACGCTCAAACCTCAGAAGacttctgttgctgctgtttctggcAGGTAATACAAGGATTTTCCTTTTGACAAAAATACCTGAGGACAAGTTGATTTTTGGTTGTGATAATAAGGTCGTaagctcagtgtgtgtgctgatttTAATGGCTGTtgggcaaaacattttttactgtgttattattgGGGAAAactcttgtttgtgtgtaatacCTTTTATAAATGCAATGGATCATGAACTACTGTCATCTTTTCAGTTACTTTACTTAAGTTTGAGTTTGAAGTTACTTTATGCTTCTGGTCTTCTACATTTCAGAAGTAAATACTATACCTTCTACTCCATTACATATATTAGAAAGCTGTAATTACTATTAACGTTGAAGATGAAGATTTCCAAAAATATATCAgcatttaaaacatgatttattgcTTTAGATTAATCTAAACAATTTAAAGTATTCACAATTTgctccacctcaaccagctacaacagtaaTATGCTAATATTGatcttataatataatacacacacacaaacattaatttgGTGTAATTTGTGATATTAGTTTTGATACTAGTTTACATTGCGCAAAATATTTTTGGactgtcccttttttttgttagctTACATTACCCTAAATAAGCTACAAACCCTGTAAAGCTGTAGCGGCAAAATGCCAGAGCATATTAAACTGAGAGAAGGTCCGTTTTATTGCTTATAAATTTAGCTTTTCATTTGAAACAGAAAATTTGTGTTATGTTTTCTTAGAAAAGTTACATGAGCTTAATTAATTGGTGtgatacttcttccaccacagcTTTTCTGTTCAATTCGCcaagatatttttctaaaatgattcAATGGTCCACTTATTAGCTTTCAACCATATCCATGCTGATGAAGACTGTGTAAAATGGCCGCTGTTATCGGGATGAATCTGTTGACTCGCAAGCTGAGTAGCTAATTATTTCATTCACAGCCCATTTATGTCCtcttttgcttaaaaaatgactaTCAACAgcagtttgacaaaacaatcccaTGAAAACTGAGCAAACTCCTTCCAATGTTGAAGACTATGTGATACGATTGAAAGCTCTGGAATAAGGCTGAAAGTGGGCTGAAGTTGGGACTGTTTAGTCAGAGTTATATGTCCAAAGCCGAGAACGACTTTGatacttaataataatgttttagaTAACAGTGAATATGTTTCCATTGACTGTGCAGGCCTTCAGCCAGTACTGTCCACAGATGGAGAGAAACCTGAACTATATGAAGACGAGGAGAGTGAGTGATTCtacattcaaataaacattaaaatctgTAACAAAGACAATATCTGTATCAATTTAAACCtccagataataataaaaaaatcactttaatatATGATTACTGTAAAGAATAGTGAACCCTGTCTCTGAATCATAGTTGTAATTGTGACTGTTTCCTTttcagatggagagaaaatcaaATGCTCAATAGTCGGTCCGGACTACGTGACTGTGGGTGTGCCGAGCAGCGTTGAATGTGACGCCGACTGCCCAAAATGTACCTTTTCTATGTCTTTGGATGGACAGAAAGCCCAGGGTCAGGGAAGCGTGTTAGCCTTCACTGTTGACAGCTGGGCGAAGGCCCTAACAGTGACATGTACAGTTACAAGTGACGATACAGGGCTGACTGCCACGACAACAAAGCAACTGCAAGTGTTGGGCAAGTGACAgctgatttctttatttttgaattaGATATTTTTAGTGTTGGTGTATGTATAATTGGCCTCCAGTATATTCACAACTTCTGCCCTTTGTGAATGCCCTTGCTTAGTAATGATTCATGTACTTTCTTTCTCACTTTAGCCGGACCTGCCAATGTTTCCATCACAGGCACCGATTTGATGCAACCATCTGTGAGCCACACATACAGCTGCCACGCCTACTGTCGACCATCTTGCACCTACGCCTGGAGGACGGATAAAGACCCATGGATGAGTGGTCAGGGGAATGTTATTTCTATCACTCCTCAGGAGATGGACAACTCCAAAACTGTCATCTGCAAAGCCTCCAACAATGTGTCTGGGCTGTTTGTCGTCGCTACTCGATTCATAGCTGTGATGTGTAAGTCAAGGAGTTTTAACTACAAGTGGGGTTAAAAAGATAACACCTTTccagtaaaagtattttattaataaatagaGCGCATATTACATCTGCATTTTTGTAGATATTAGCTTTTCCTGATCTCTCCTCACTATCTTCTTTCAGCTGGTCCTTCAAAGGTTCAGATCAATGGCCCCGACGTGATAGAAATTGCAGAAACATATAAGTTTGTGTGCACCTCTGAATGTCTGCCCTCTTGTCGCTACGTGTCATCTGTGAACAGTCAGACTGTGAGGGGCAACGTGATCGAGATGACAGTGGATCATCCGCTAAAATCGGTCACTCTCAAGTGTGAGGCTCAGAACACTGCTTCAAAGAAGACTGCCACAACCATAAAGACAGTACAAATAACACGTAGGTTTAACATGCATCATCGTACATCCTCTTAATGCCGTACACCGGTTTCTTgacctgcttttgtttttgttttcctgcgcTCAGGGTCAGATCGGAACCTGTCCACTCGACCTGAAGAGGCCTcggctgtgctgctgctggcctTCATCATTTCTGCTGCCTTCACACTGTGACAGGTGAGGCTTACTAATAAGGCAGGGGGAATTATGATCCTAgcaacttgtttttttggctgCTTCTTTAAATTTTACTCTTAATCTAATAACATATTACTTTACTActattcacatttgttttatttcataacatTTGGTACAGTTATTTTAGCTGTATTAGCATTTACAGACATATTGTTCTTACTATTGTAAGAaataatttctctctctctctctctccccatctttGTCTGTGTCCGTCAGATCTTGAAGGAGGGTTTTTGATCTCTGGAGAATTATTGACTCATGGACCGCTAATTTCATGCTGCATTCTTCTCTATTGGTGTCGCAGGCTGACAGGTGGCCGAACCCTGTTTGCACTTTCTAGTGAGAGGCGTGGAAAAGCACTTCAATATCCAAGCGTGGACATGTAATGAATTTGTAGACTTTTTCAGATTCTTCCACatcaatacatttgaattgGGGATGGCTATACATGAATAAATTGCACTGATGACTTGAACAACAATACTAGGACTGTTTCTTCACTAACCACATATGTCCAATTTGGGGCGTCACGCAAGCCAAAGATTCTTTTGGGgattactttaaaatgtcaccaaACTGTTTTTGACCCTTTACATCAGGGTAAATACTGAGATTTTCTCATCAATTATTTGTGCTGCTACTTATTCACTCCCTTATACATTGCTGCCacttttcttaaaaaagaaCCTAATCTTGTCTGCTTCCCCCGGTAAAGTTATGAGGGACATaaattcacataaaaacacagtatcCATAATGCAAATTGATTCAGATAACATATAGATAATAAagtcagatcacacacacagatcatcaACATTAACTACCTGATCATCAACATCATTATCCCTTGATTGGTCTGAAATTGTCATATGAAAGAAGAGACAAatctttcaaaaataaatctacGTGCACATtttcttgaaagaaaaaaaagcctcatgCATTAAATGATTAACTGGTTATCAAAATGATtgctaaatgtattttctggATCAACTTATCTTATCAGTATGCTATCACAAGTCACGACCCAGAGCGCCAAACAACAGGATTGAGGGATGGCTGCTAACTGTAGCTGGTGCTAGCCAACCATCTCACGAAGCTAACTCTGCCCATATCTTTCAAATACAATTAAGTGTTTATAAGTAATTGCAATTCATTTTCACACGTGTATGCTCCACCAACCACTTCGGCAACACACCTCCAAGCTGTTATGAAGCCAATATGTCCTCGTCCTGGGGGCTCGCGCCAGATTCGCAAAGGCAACTTTTCAAAGAAAACCATTTTATAGG is drawn from Anoplopoma fimbria isolate UVic2021 breed Golden Eagle Sablefish chromosome 23, Afim_UVic_2022, whole genome shotgun sequence and contains these coding sequences:
- the mapk12b gene encoding mitogen-activated protein kinase 12b, coding for MAVRSRTGYYRQEVNRTAWEVPERYRDLKQVGTGAYGTVCSAWDRRMGTQVAIKKLHRPFQSKLFAKRAYRELRLLKHMKHENVIGLMDVFTAEIALDRLRDFYLVMPFMGTDLGKLMKLERLSEDRVQFLVYQMLRGLKYIHSAGIIHRDLKPGNLAINPDCELKILDFGLARQADAEMTGYVVTRWYRAPEVILNWMHYTQTVDIWSAGCIMAEMLLGKPLFKGSDHLDQLKEIMKITGTPAADFVVKLQSQDAKNYIRSLPKVPKKDLHSLFSKASLNAVCVLEKMLLLDPERRVSASEALDLPFSSEYRDAEEETEALPYDQTMDNTDLPLDQWKRHTFTEILTFRPPRDTRETSL
- the LOC129112753 gene encoding uncharacterized protein LOC129112753, translating into MNKTFISKQYGGRSNLRRLLLLLFLAGLQPVLSTDGEKPELYEDEENGEKIKCSIVGPDYVTVGVPSSVECDADCPKCTFSMSLDGQKAQGQGSVLAFTVDSWAKALTVTCTVTSDDTGLTATTTKQLQVLAGPANVSITGTDLMQPSVSHTYSCHAYCRPSCTYAWRTDKDPWMSGQGNVISITPQEMDNSKTVICKASNNVSGLFVVATRFIAVMSGPSKVQINGPDVIEIAETYKFVCTSECLPSCRYVSSVNSQTVRGNVIEMTVDHPLKSVTLKCEAQNTASKKTATTIKTVQITRSDRNLSTRPEEASAVLLLAFIISAAFTL